In Pongo abelii isolate AG06213 chromosome X, NHGRI_mPonAbe1-v2.0_pri, whole genome shotgun sequence, one DNA window encodes the following:
- the CCDC160 gene encoding coiled-coil domain-containing protein 160, protein MDARRKHWKENMFTPFFSAQDVLEETSEPESSSEQTTADSSKGMEEIYNLSSRKFQEESKFKRKKYIFQLNEIEQESNLRENKINVSKNETDTNSASYESSNVDVTTEESFNSTEDNSTCSTDNLPALLRQDIRKKFMERMSPKLCLNLLNEELEELNMKCRKIEEEFENAEKELLHYKKEIFTKPLNFQETDTDASKSDYELQALRNDLSEKATNVKNLSEQLQQAKEVIHKLNLENRDLKEAVRMLKHQTEVGNVLLKEEMKSYYELEMAKIRGELSAIKNELRTEKTLQARNNRALELLRKYYASSMVTSSSILDHFTGDFF, encoded by the coding sequence ATGgatgctagaagaaaacactggaagGAGAATATGTTTACTCCTTTTTTTAGTGCACAAGATGTTCTAGAAGAGACTTCTGAGCCTGAATCTTCTTCTGAACAAACGACTGCAGATAGCAGCAAGGGAATGGAAGAAATTTATAATTTGTCCAGTAGAAAGTTTCAAGAAGAAAGtaaatttaagaggaaaaaatatattttccaactaaatgaaatagaacaaGAATCAAATTTAAGAGAGAACAAGATAAACGTTTCAAAGAATGAAACAGACACAAATTCTGCATCCTATGAATCATCTAATGTGGATGTTACAACAGAAGAAAGCTTTAACAGCACAGAAGATAACTCTACCTGCAGTACAGATAACTTACCAGCTCTACTAAGACAAGacataagaaagaaatttatggAAAGAATGTCTCCAAAACTTTGCCTGAATCTTTTGAATGAAGAACTGGAAGAACTTAAtatgaaatgcagaaaaatagaagaggaattTGAAAATGCTGAAAAAGAACTTTTGcactacaaaaaagaaatattcacaaaACCCCTAAATTTTCAAGAAACAGACACGGATGCTTCAAAAAGTGACTATGAACTTCAAGCTTTAAGAAATGATCTGTCTGAAAAAGCAACAAATGTAAAAAACTTAAGTGAACAGCTCCAGCAAGCCAAAGAAGTCATCCACAAATTGAACCTAGAGAACAGAGATTTAAAAGAAGCTGTTAGGATGTTAAAGCATCAAACCGAGGTTGGAAATGTGCtcctaaaagaagaaatgaaatcgTATTATGAATTAGAAATGGCAAAGATCCGCGGAGAGCTCAGTGCCATCAAGAATGAACTGAGGACTGAGAAGACCCTACAAGCAAGAAATAACAGAGCCTTGGAGTTGCTTAGAAAATACTATGCTTCTTCAATGGTAACATCATCAAGTATCCTTGACCACTTTactggggattttttttaa